A DNA window from Kitasatospora atroaurantiaca contains the following coding sequences:
- the glgP gene encoding alpha-glucan family phosphorylase, with protein sequence MKAIRRFTVRTVLPEQLQPLHELALNLRWSWHPETRELFRSVDPEVWAAVGEDPVRLLGEVPAARLAALAADRRFLRRLGDLSDDLRDYLTGPRWYQSAMPPGDGSSPLPAAIAYFSPEYGIAAALPQYSGGLGILAGDHLKAASDLGVPIIGVGLFYRHGYFRQSLSRDGWQQERYPLLDPDELAVSLLREADGTPCRIDLALPAGRTLAAHVWKAQVGRVPLLLLDSDIEPNTAADRDVTDRLYGGGSEHRLLQEMLLGIGGVRAVRTYCRLTGHPDPEVFHTNEGHAGFLGVERIRELVTEQEKTAEDTEGLDFAAALEAVRAGTLFTTHTPVPAGIDRFDRDLVARHFSGDAALPGVPVEQVLALGAESWQGGDPKLFNMAAMGLRLAQRANGVSTLHGEVSRGMFSGLWPGFDAAEVPITSVTNGVHAPTWIDPAVVRLGAGEIGIERAEDAMMTGEAKRWTGLERIGNADIWELRRTLRSQLVDEARHRVRASWRQRGAGDAELGWVGSVLDPDVLTIGFARRVPSYKRLTLMLRDPARLRALLLHPTRPVQIVVAGKAHPADDGGKRLIQQMVAFADDPAVRHRIVFLPDYDMAMAQHLYPGCDVWLNNPLRPLEACGTSGMKAALNGCLNLSVLDGWWDEWYDGQNGWAIPTADGVGSVLDPESAEADRRDDIEAAALYDLIEHQVAARFYDRASDGLPHRWIAMVRHTLVTLGPKVLAGRMVREYVERLYAPAATAQRELAAAVPGGVSHAGARELAEWKSRVRAAWPAVRVEHVEAEGSAEAQELGSTLTLRVQVSLGPLEPTDVEVQVVSGRVDETDGISDAVVLALKPSGGPDLDGRHRYEGSLELCRTGPFGYTVRVLPAHQLLASPAELGLVVLPAESAGMDAGLLR encoded by the coding sequence GTGAAGGCAATCCGCAGATTCACCGTCCGCACCGTCCTGCCCGAACAACTCCAGCCGCTGCACGAACTGGCGCTGAACCTCCGCTGGTCCTGGCACCCCGAGACGAGGGAGCTGTTCCGCTCCGTCGACCCGGAGGTCTGGGCCGCCGTCGGCGAGGATCCCGTACGGCTGCTCGGAGAGGTCCCGGCGGCCCGGCTCGCCGCGCTGGCCGCCGACCGCCGCTTCCTGCGCAGACTCGGCGACCTCTCCGACGACCTGCGCGACTACCTCACCGGGCCGCGGTGGTACCAGTCAGCCATGCCACCCGGCGACGGCAGCAGCCCGCTGCCCGCCGCCATCGCCTACTTCTCGCCCGAGTACGGCATCGCGGCCGCGCTGCCCCAGTACTCCGGCGGCCTCGGCATCCTGGCCGGGGACCACCTCAAGGCCGCGAGCGACCTCGGTGTGCCGATCATCGGTGTCGGCCTGTTCTACCGGCACGGCTACTTCCGGCAGTCCCTCTCCCGGGACGGCTGGCAGCAGGAGCGCTACCCGCTGCTCGACCCGGACGAGCTCGCCGTGAGCCTGCTCCGCGAGGCCGACGGCACCCCCTGCCGGATCGACCTCGCCCTACCGGCAGGCCGCACCCTCGCCGCCCACGTCTGGAAGGCCCAGGTCGGACGCGTCCCTCTGCTGCTGCTCGACTCCGACATCGAACCCAACACCGCCGCCGACCGCGATGTGACGGACCGCCTGTACGGGGGCGGCAGTGAGCACCGGCTGCTCCAGGAGATGCTGCTGGGCATCGGCGGCGTCCGTGCGGTGCGCACCTACTGCCGGCTCACCGGCCACCCCGACCCCGAGGTGTTCCACACCAACGAGGGCCATGCCGGCTTCCTCGGCGTCGAGCGCATCCGCGAGCTCGTCACCGAGCAGGAGAAGACCGCCGAGGACACCGAGGGGCTGGACTTCGCCGCCGCCCTCGAGGCCGTCCGGGCCGGCACGCTCTTCACCACGCACACCCCCGTCCCGGCCGGGATCGACCGCTTCGACCGCGACCTGGTGGCCCGCCACTTCAGCGGCGACGCCGCACTGCCCGGCGTGCCCGTCGAGCAGGTGCTCGCGCTCGGCGCGGAGAGCTGGCAGGGCGGGGACCCGAAGCTCTTCAACATGGCCGCGATGGGCCTGCGCCTGGCCCAGCGGGCCAACGGCGTCTCCACGCTGCACGGCGAGGTCAGCCGGGGCATGTTCAGCGGCCTCTGGCCGGGCTTCGACGCGGCGGAGGTGCCGATCACCTCGGTCACCAACGGCGTCCACGCGCCCACCTGGATCGACCCGGCCGTGGTCCGGCTCGGCGCGGGCGAGATCGGCATCGAACGTGCCGAGGACGCCATGATGACGGGCGAGGCCAAGCGCTGGACCGGCCTGGAGCGGATCGGCAACGCCGACATCTGGGAGCTGCGCCGCACCCTGCGCTCGCAGCTCGTGGACGAGGCCCGCCACCGGGTGCGCGCCTCCTGGCGCCAGCGCGGGGCCGGCGACGCCGAGCTCGGCTGGGTCGGCTCGGTGCTCGACCCGGACGTGCTCACCATCGGCTTCGCCCGCCGCGTCCCCTCGTACAAGCGGCTCACCCTGATGCTGCGGGACCCGGCGCGGCTGCGGGCCCTGCTGCTGCACCCGACCAGGCCGGTGCAGATCGTGGTGGCGGGCAAGGCCCACCCGGCCGACGACGGCGGCAAGCGGCTGATCCAGCAGATGGTCGCCTTCGCCGACGACCCGGCCGTCCGCCACCGGATCGTCTTCCTGCCCGACTACGACATGGCCATGGCCCAGCACCTCTACCCGGGCTGCGACGTCTGGCTGAACAACCCGCTGCGCCCGCTGGAGGCCTGCGGCACGTCCGGGATGAAGGCGGCGCTCAACGGGTGCCTCAACCTCTCCGTCCTGGACGGCTGGTGGGACGAGTGGTACGACGGCCAGAACGGCTGGGCCATCCCGACCGCCGACGGCGTCGGGTCGGTCCTCGACCCGGAGAGCGCCGAGGCCGACCGCCGGGACGACATCGAGGCGGCGGCGCTGTACGACCTGATCGAGCACCAGGTCGCCGCCCGCTTCTACGACCGCGCCTCCGACGGGCTGCCGCACCGCTGGATCGCCATGGTCCGCCACACCCTGGTCACGCTCGGCCCGAAGGTGCTGGCCGGCCGGATGGTCCGGGAGTACGTCGAGCGGCTGTACGCACCCGCGGCCACCGCCCAGCGGGAGCTGGCCGCGGCCGTCCCCGGCGGGGTCTCCCACGCGGGAGCGCGGGAGCTGGCGGAGTGGAAGTCCCGGGTCCGGGCCGCCTGGCCGGCCGTCCGGGTCGAGCACGTCGAGGCCGAGGGGTCGGCCGAGGCCCAGGAGCTGGGCAGCACGCTGACCCTGCGCGTCCAGGTCTCGCTCGGGCCGCTGGAGCCGACGGACGTGGAGGTTCAGGTGGTCTCCGGCCGGGTGGACGAGACGGACGGCATCTCCGATGCCGTGGTGCTCGCCCTCAAGCCCTCCGGCGGGCCGGATCTCGACGGCCGCCACCGGTACGAGGGCTCGCTGGAGCTCTGCCGTACGGGCCCGTTCGGCTACACCGTGCGCGTCCTGCCGGCCCATCAGCTGCTGGCCTCCCCGGCCGAGCTGGGGCTGGTCGTCCTGCCTGCCGAGTCGGCCGGGATGGACGCGGGGCTGCTGCGCTGA
- the pnuC gene encoding nicotinamide riboside transporter PnuC: protein MAVSDFLSGLTEPLNTVLFHVGQDAVSWAELLGFATGAVGVWLTVRARIWNFPVGIANNIFFLVLFWSARLYADAALQLVFLALGIHGWWQWLRGGEQRSARSVRRASPRTLVVLLLLLVPVTWALTVVLGRAGDSAPFWDALTTALSLAAQWLLNTKQVETWYFWIAADVVYVPLYFVKALDLTALVYLLFLGLCLLGLRAWRRELTTEAAQPVAVPA, encoded by the coding sequence ATGGCCGTCAGCGATTTCCTGAGCGGGCTCACCGAGCCCCTCAACACCGTGCTGTTCCACGTCGGCCAGGACGCCGTCAGCTGGGCCGAGCTGCTCGGCTTCGCCACCGGGGCGGTGGGCGTCTGGCTCACCGTCAGGGCCAGGATCTGGAACTTCCCGGTCGGCATAGCGAACAACATCTTCTTCCTGGTGCTCTTCTGGAGCGCCCGGCTCTACGCCGACGCGGCCCTGCAACTGGTGTTCCTGGCTCTCGGCATCCACGGCTGGTGGCAGTGGCTGCGCGGCGGTGAGCAGCGCTCGGCGCGATCCGTCCGCCGGGCGAGCCCCCGGACGCTGGTGGTTCTGCTGCTGCTCCTGGTGCCCGTGACCTGGGCGCTCACCGTCGTGCTCGGACGCGCCGGGGACAGCGCGCCGTTCTGGGACGCGCTCACCACCGCGCTCTCGCTCGCGGCCCAGTGGCTTCTGAACACCAAGCAGGTCGAGACCTGGTACTTCTGGATCGCGGCGGACGTGGTCTACGTCCCGCTGTACTTCGTGAAGGCGCTGGACCTCACCGCCCTCGTCTACCTGCTCTTCCTGGGCCTCTGCCTGCTGGGCCTCCGGGCCTGGCGGCGCGAGCTGACGACCGAGGCCGCGCAGCCCGTGGCGGTGCCGGCATGA
- a CDS encoding AAA family ATPase → MSGRFGHGLVIGKFYPPHAGHHFLIRTAADACDRVTVVVMAADVETVPLAARVSWIEEAWADHPHVHVAGVVDNLAVDYESEEIWAGHVALMRQALAGAPAVDAVFSSEPYGVELARRFRAAPVVLDQGRETFAVSGTEVRADPAAHWDHLEPPVRAWFSRRVVVLGAESTGTTTLSRDLAAALRARGGPHARTGWVPEYGRELTVAKLAVARALADPAGPAPTVFDLEWTDRDFELVCRRQSADEERAARAGGPVLVCDTDALATTVWQERYRGAVTGPVRDLAEALSPRALYLLTSDEGVPFDDDGLRDGEHLRPWMTGRFREVLTAGDTPWLELTGDRPERLRQALAAVDRLL, encoded by the coding sequence ATGAGCGGCCGGTTCGGGCACGGGCTGGTGATCGGCAAGTTCTACCCGCCGCACGCCGGGCACCACTTCCTGATCCGCACCGCCGCGGACGCCTGCGACCGGGTCACGGTGGTCGTGATGGCCGCGGACGTCGAGACCGTCCCCCTGGCGGCCCGGGTCTCCTGGATCGAGGAGGCCTGGGCGGACCACCCGCACGTGCACGTCGCCGGGGTGGTGGACAACCTCGCCGTCGACTACGAGAGCGAGGAGATCTGGGCCGGACACGTCGCGCTGATGCGGCAGGCCCTTGCGGGGGCGCCCGCCGTCGACGCGGTGTTCAGCTCCGAGCCCTACGGGGTGGAGCTCGCCCGGCGCTTCCGGGCCGCACCGGTGGTGCTGGACCAGGGCCGGGAGACCTTCGCGGTCTCCGGCACCGAGGTGCGCGCCGACCCGGCGGCGCACTGGGACCACCTGGAGCCGCCGGTACGCGCCTGGTTCAGCCGGCGGGTGGTGGTCCTGGGCGCGGAGTCGACCGGTACCACCACGCTCTCCCGCGACCTCGCCGCCGCCCTTCGGGCCCGCGGCGGCCCGCACGCGCGGACCGGCTGGGTGCCCGAGTACGGTCGAGAGTTGACGGTGGCCAAGCTTGCCGTCGCCCGGGCCCTCGCCGACCCGGCGGGGCCCGCACCGACCGTCTTCGACCTCGAGTGGACGGACCGGGACTTCGAACTGGTCTGCCGGAGGCAGTCCGCCGACGAGGAACGCGCCGCGCGCGCCGGGGGCCCGGTTCTGGTCTGCGACACCGACGCGCTCGCCACCACGGTGTGGCAGGAGCGCTACCGAGGTGCCGTCACGGGTCCGGTACGCGACCTTGCCGAGGCCCTGTCGCCGCGCGCCCTCTACCTGCTGACCTCGGACGAAGGCGTTCCCTTCGACGACGACGGGCTGCGGGACGGGGAGCACCTGCGGCCCTGGATGACGGGTCGCTTCCGCGAGGTTCTCACGGCCGGTGACACTCCTTGGCTTGAACTGACCGGTGACCGCCCCGAGCGGCTGCGGCAGGCACTGGCGGCGGTCGACCGGCTGCTGTAG
- a CDS encoding ABC transporter ATP-binding protein, producing the protein MTTTVEAAEDLEELPHPAEDEDIPVPPGAARTLLRELLGPHRRRIAGAMLVILVQQAALQAGPLLVAVAMDRGIPALRDHRSGPLIAVIAAYLGCAGVSTLLQRAFIRLSGRINQDILLDLRGRIFRHAQRLSLDFHERYTSGRIISRATSDVDALRELLAEGLQELLTVILSVFYITVVLLLMDWRLGLAALVSFLPMYLIIRSFRRRSLRVYRRSRTAVAAVIVRFTETMNGIRPVQAFRREAANDESFGVVNRQSAAATADGLLEMARYVGLSRATANTWITGVVVLGAFLVTDGSLELGVLTAFVLYLRRLYDPIDQLAMFLNSYQSAAAALEKMAGLLAHEPTVAEPAAPAELPATTIKGREVAFHGVRFAYRTGKEVLPSFDLVLPAGQTTAVVGATGAGKSTLAKLLARFYDPTSGRLTLDGIDLRELSTAELRRGVVMVTQESFLFSGTVAENIAIGRPGATRAEVEQAAREIGAYEFISELPDGFDTDVRKRGGRISAGQRQLVAFARALLADPAVLILDEATSSLDVPGEQAVQRAMRTVLAGRTAVIIAHRLSTVEIADRVLVMEQGRIVEDGTPADLISGQGHFADLHQAWRDSLV; encoded by the coding sequence ATGACCACCACCGTCGAGGCCGCCGAGGACCTCGAGGAACTGCCGCACCCCGCCGAGGACGAGGACATCCCCGTCCCTCCCGGTGCCGCCCGCACCCTGCTGCGCGAGCTGCTCGGCCCGCACCGGCGGCGGATCGCCGGCGCCATGCTGGTGATCCTGGTCCAGCAGGCGGCGCTGCAGGCCGGCCCGCTGCTGGTCGCGGTCGCGATGGACCGGGGCATCCCGGCGCTGCGCGACCACCGCAGCGGTCCGCTGATCGCCGTGATCGCCGCCTACCTGGGCTGCGCCGGGGTGAGCACACTGCTGCAGCGGGCCTTCATCCGGCTGAGCGGGCGGATCAACCAGGACATCCTGCTCGACCTGCGCGGCCGGATCTTCCGGCACGCCCAGCGGCTCAGCCTGGACTTCCACGAGCGGTACACCTCGGGCCGGATCATCTCCCGGGCGACCAGCGACGTGGACGCCCTGCGCGAACTGCTCGCCGAGGGGCTCCAGGAACTCCTGACGGTGATCCTCTCGGTCTTCTACATCACGGTCGTGCTGCTGCTCATGGACTGGCGGCTCGGCCTGGCCGCGCTGGTCTCCTTCCTGCCGATGTACCTGATCATCCGGTCGTTCCGGCGCCGCTCGCTGCGGGTCTACCGGCGCTCGCGGACGGCCGTGGCCGCAGTGATCGTCAGGTTCACCGAGACCATGAACGGCATCCGCCCGGTGCAGGCGTTCCGCCGCGAGGCCGCCAACGACGAGTCCTTCGGCGTGGTCAACCGCCAGTCCGCCGCCGCCACCGCCGACGGCCTGCTGGAGATGGCCCGCTATGTCGGTCTCTCCCGGGCCACCGCCAACACCTGGATCACCGGCGTGGTGGTGCTCGGCGCCTTCCTGGTCACCGACGGCAGCCTGGAGCTCGGCGTGCTCACCGCCTTCGTGCTCTACCTGCGGCGGCTGTACGACCCGATCGACCAGCTGGCGATGTTCCTGAACAGCTACCAGTCGGCCGCCGCCGCCCTGGAGAAGATGGCCGGCCTGCTGGCGCACGAGCCCACGGTCGCCGAACCGGCCGCCCCGGCCGAGCTCCCCGCCACCACGATCAAGGGACGGGAGGTGGCCTTCCACGGCGTGCGCTTCGCGTACCGGACGGGGAAGGAGGTGCTGCCCTCCTTCGACCTGGTGCTGCCCGCCGGGCAGACCACCGCCGTGGTGGGCGCCACCGGCGCGGGCAAGTCCACGCTGGCCAAGCTGCTGGCCCGGTTCTACGACCCGACCAGCGGCCGGCTCACCCTCGACGGCATCGACCTGCGCGAGCTCTCCACCGCCGAGCTGCGGCGCGGCGTGGTGATGGTCACCCAGGAGTCCTTCCTGTTCTCCGGCACGGTCGCCGAGAACATCGCCATCGGCCGGCCCGGCGCCACACGCGCCGAGGTCGAGCAGGCGGCGCGGGAGATCGGCGCGTACGAGTTCATCTCGGAGCTGCCGGACGGCTTCGACACCGACGTCCGCAAGCGCGGCGGCCGGATCTCGGCCGGCCAGCGGCAGCTGGTGGCCTTCGCCAGGGCGCTGCTGGCGGACCCGGCGGTGCTGATCCTGGACGAGGCCACCTCCTCGCTGGACGTGCCGGGCGAGCAGGCGGTGCAGCGGGCGATGCGGACGGTGCTGGCCGGGCGGACGGCGGTGATCATCGCGCACCGGCTCTCCACGGTGGAGATCGCCGACCGGGTCCTGGTGATGGAGCAGGGCCGGATCGTCGAGGACGGCACCCCTGCCGACCTGATCAGCGGCCAGGGCCACTTCGCGGACCTCCACCAGGCCTGGCGCGACAGCCTGGTCTGA
- a CDS encoding ABC transporter ATP-binding protein: MAENENPDQPDTPSETARTPRRSTLRSLLRLWPYAREVRWRIAGATAAALVASGSVLLVPLVLRRIVDGPIAHHDLGALWPLAGLLLLLGLIEAGLFGVRRVIVARPLARVESAMRGDLYAKLQRLPVSFHDRWPSGQLLSRATSDMFTMRLFLAFPLVFLIVNSMVFLIGSVMMFLLDWRLGLITLLPAAPLMVLTRHFESRYSRAARRAQDQNGDLATVIEESVLGIRILKAFGRHRTMAERFRQQTRELRGTELHKADMLANLWAVIVGLPEFALGCALAVGAVRVADDQLTVGTLVAFLSIALALRWPVESLGWLLAYANEAATATDRFFEVMDEPEKPELPSERHSALSAPARSWAQEADKGIRFSGVRFRYPDAPAGTPDLLCGIDLHIRHGETMALVGATGSGKTTLTALLPRLYEATGGSITLDGRDIRDIPRQRLRELVSVAFEEPTLFSASVRENVLMGAPDAGPEQLDAALDTAQAGFVHKLPAGVETQVGEQGLSLSGGQRQRLALARAVVGEPGFLVLDDPLSALDVHTEALVEQALRQVLGGTTALVVAHRPSTVLLADRVAVLDEGRIAAVGTHQELLRTSAVYRELMTGEAAPALEGSPAR; this comes from the coding sequence ATGGCCGAGAACGAGAACCCCGACCAACCTGACACACCGTCCGAGACGGCACGCACACCGCGCCGGTCCACGCTGCGCTCGCTGCTGCGCCTGTGGCCGTACGCCCGCGAGGTGCGCTGGCGGATCGCCGGCGCGACGGCGGCCGCGCTGGTCGCCTCCGGCAGCGTGCTACTCGTCCCGCTGGTGCTCCGCCGCATCGTCGACGGCCCGATCGCCCACCACGACCTCGGTGCACTGTGGCCGCTCGCCGGGCTGCTCCTGCTGCTCGGCCTGATCGAGGCGGGGCTGTTCGGCGTCCGCCGGGTGATCGTGGCCCGCCCGCTCGCCCGGGTCGAGAGCGCCATGCGCGGTGACCTCTACGCCAAGCTGCAGCGGCTGCCGGTCTCCTTCCACGACCGCTGGCCGTCCGGGCAGCTGCTCTCCCGGGCCACCTCCGACATGTTCACCATGCGGCTCTTCCTGGCCTTCCCGCTGGTCTTCCTGATCGTCAACTCGATGGTGTTCCTCATCGGCTCGGTCATGATGTTCCTGCTGGACTGGCGGCTCGGCCTGATCACGCTGCTGCCCGCCGCGCCGCTGATGGTGCTCACCCGGCACTTCGAGAGCCGCTACTCCCGGGCCGCCCGCCGCGCCCAGGACCAGAACGGCGACCTCGCCACGGTGATCGAGGAGTCGGTCCTCGGCATCCGCATCCTCAAGGCCTTCGGCCGCCACCGCACGATGGCCGAGCGCTTCCGGCAGCAGACCCGCGAACTGCGCGGCACCGAGCTGCACAAGGCGGACATGCTGGCCAACCTCTGGGCCGTCATCGTCGGACTGCCGGAGTTCGCACTCGGCTGCGCGCTCGCCGTCGGCGCCGTCCGGGTCGCCGACGACCAGCTGACCGTCGGCACCCTGGTCGCCTTCCTCTCCATCGCGCTGGCCCTGCGCTGGCCGGTCGAGTCGCTGGGCTGGCTGCTGGCCTACGCCAACGAGGCCGCCACCGCGACGGACCGCTTCTTCGAGGTGATGGACGAGCCGGAGAAGCCGGAGCTGCCCTCCGAGCGTCACTCGGCGCTTTCGGCACCGGCGCGCTCTTGGGCTCAGGAGGCCGACAAGGGCATCCGCTTCAGCGGCGTCCGGTTCCGCTACCCCGACGCCCCCGCCGGCACGCCCGACCTGCTGTGCGGCATCGACCTGCACATCCGGCACGGCGAGACGATGGCCCTGGTCGGCGCCACCGGCAGCGGCAAGACCACGCTCACCGCACTGCTCCCCCGCCTCTACGAGGCCACCGGCGGCAGCATCACCCTGGACGGCCGCGACATCCGCGACATCCCCCGGCAACGGCTGCGTGAGCTGGTCTCCGTCGCCTTCGAGGAGCCGACGCTGTTCTCCGCCTCCGTCCGGGAGAACGTCCTGATGGGCGCACCCGACGCGGGCCCCGAGCAGCTCGACGCCGCTCTCGACACCGCCCAGGCCGGCTTCGTCCACAAGCTGCCCGCCGGGGTCGAGACCCAGGTCGGCGAGCAGGGGCTGAGCCTGTCCGGCGGGCAGCGACAGCGCCTGGCCCTGGCCCGTGCGGTGGTCGGCGAGCCCGGCTTCCTGGTGCTGGACGACCCGCTCTCCGCACTGGACGTGCACACCGAGGCCCTGGTCGAGCAGGCACTGCGGCAGGTCCTCGGCGGCACCACCGCCCTGGTGGTGGCCCACCGGCCGAGCACCGTCCTGCTGGCGGACCGCGTCGCCGTCCTCGACGAGGGCCGGATCGCCGCCGTCGGGACGCACCAGGAACTGCTGAGGACCTCCGCGGTCTACCGCGAGCTGATGACGGGCGAGGCCGCCCCCGCGCTGGAAGGGAGCCCCGCCCGATGA
- the glgX gene encoding glycogen debranching protein GlgX: MTAWQELGQDTRRSAPARTQPNGNAAHPSPVATWPGSWQPLGARFRTDPEGTRGTNFAIWAAGAEAVELCLFDEAGHETRHPLTEQTFQTWHGYLPGVLPGTRYGYRVHGRWDPWTGARWNPAKLLLDPYARAVDGAYTAHDATCAAVRNWPEREVADTVRDNRDSAPYVPKAVVVHDDDDWYDDHRPKTPWAETVLYELHVRGFTMRHPGIPPELRGTYAGLAHPAAIQHLVGLGVTAVELLPVHQYADEDHLQQRGLTNYWGYNTLGFFAPHAGYSSSGSRGQQVGEFKRMVRALHAAGIEVILDVVYNHTAEGGTMGPSLALRGIDNAGYYRLDRSRRGYADYTGCGNTLDTRQPHVVRLITDSLRYWVSEMGVDGFRFDLAAALARGSDGVEMHHPFLAAVSQDPVLSRVKLIAEPWDVGAGGYQVGGFPPLWAEWNDKYRDTVRDFWRGARPDVRELGYRLSGSSDLYQRGGRRPYASVNFITAHDGFTLRDLVSYNRKHNEANGEDNRDGTNDNRSWNCGAEGETTDPAVRELRQRQLRNLLTTLLLSTGVPMLTAGDELGRTQGGNNNAYCQDNENSWLDWSLLGDPEWRSLLDLTSRLIRLRRTHPVLRQRAFFSGRAAVPGGQRDLAWFTARGREMTEADWFTPTAVLGMLLSGTAMSERDQHGCALTDDSFLLLLNAGEQPVSFTLPGEPWASAYRTVVDTARAEAPEGRHPALTAITVGGRSCRLLRVAATDHGRFSPTGA, encoded by the coding sequence ATGACGGCGTGGCAGGAGCTGGGGCAGGACACGCGCCGAAGCGCGCCGGCGAGGACCCAACCCAACGGCAACGCCGCCCACCCCTCACCGGTCGCCACCTGGCCGGGCAGCTGGCAGCCGCTGGGCGCCCGCTTCCGCACGGACCCCGAGGGCACCCGCGGTACCAACTTCGCGATCTGGGCGGCGGGCGCCGAGGCCGTCGAACTCTGCCTCTTCGACGAGGCCGGCCACGAGACCCGGCACCCGCTCACCGAGCAGACCTTCCAGACCTGGCACGGCTACCTGCCCGGGGTCCTCCCCGGCACCCGCTACGGCTACCGGGTGCACGGCCGCTGGGACCCGTGGACCGGCGCCCGCTGGAACCCGGCCAAGCTGCTGCTCGACCCGTACGCCCGGGCCGTCGACGGCGCCTACACCGCCCACGACGCCACCTGCGCCGCCGTCCGGAACTGGCCCGAGCGCGAGGTGGCCGACACCGTACGGGACAACCGGGACTCCGCCCCGTACGTGCCCAAGGCCGTGGTGGTCCACGACGACGACGACTGGTACGACGACCACCGGCCCAAGACCCCCTGGGCCGAGACCGTGCTCTACGAGCTGCACGTCCGCGGCTTCACCATGCGCCACCCCGGCATCCCCCCGGAGCTTCGGGGCACCTACGCCGGGCTGGCCCACCCGGCGGCGATCCAGCACCTGGTCGGCCTGGGCGTCACCGCGGTCGAGCTGCTGCCCGTCCACCAGTACGCCGATGAGGACCACCTCCAGCAGCGCGGGCTCACCAACTACTGGGGCTACAACACCCTCGGATTCTTCGCCCCGCACGCCGGGTACTCCTCCTCCGGCAGCCGGGGGCAGCAGGTCGGCGAGTTCAAGCGGATGGTCCGCGCCCTGCACGCGGCCGGCATCGAGGTGATCCTCGACGTGGTCTACAACCACACCGCCGAGGGCGGCACCATGGGCCCCTCGCTCGCGCTGCGCGGCATCGACAACGCCGGCTACTACCGGCTCGACCGCAGCCGCCGCGGCTACGCCGACTACACCGGCTGCGGCAACACCCTCGACACCCGGCAGCCCCACGTCGTCCGGCTGATCACCGACTCGCTGCGCTACTGGGTCTCCGAGATGGGCGTGGACGGCTTCCGCTTCGACCTGGCCGCCGCGCTCGCCCGCGGCAGCGACGGCGTCGAGATGCACCACCCCTTCCTGGCCGCCGTCTCCCAGGACCCGGTGCTCAGCCGGGTCAAGCTGATCGCCGAACCTTGGGACGTCGGGGCCGGCGGCTACCAGGTCGGCGGCTTCCCGCCGCTCTGGGCCGAGTGGAACGACAAGTACCGCGACACCGTCCGGGACTTCTGGCGGGGCGCCCGGCCCGACGTCCGCGAGCTCGGCTACCGGCTCTCCGGCTCCTCCGACCTCTACCAGCGCGGCGGCCGCCGCCCCTACGCCTCGGTCAACTTCATCACCGCGCACGACGGCTTCACCCTGCGCGACCTGGTCTCCTACAACCGCAAGCACAACGAGGCCAACGGCGAGGACAACCGGGACGGGACCAACGACAACCGCTCCTGGAACTGCGGCGCCGAGGGCGAGACCACCGACCCCGCCGTCCGCGAGCTGAGGCAGCGCCAGCTGCGCAACCTGCTGACCACCCTGCTGCTCTCCACCGGCGTGCCGATGCTCACCGCCGGCGACGAGCTCGGCCGCACCCAGGGCGGCAACAACAACGCGTACTGCCAGGACAACGAGAACAGCTGGCTGGACTGGTCACTCCTGGGCGACCCCGAGTGGCGCTCGCTCCTCGACCTGACCTCCCGGCTGATCCGGCTCCGCCGCACGCACCCGGTACTGCGCCAGCGAGCCTTCTTCTCCGGCCGGGCCGCCGTCCCCGGCGGGCAGCGGGACCTCGCCTGGTTCACCGCCCGGGGCCGGGAGATGACCGAGGCCGACTGGTTCACCCCGACGGCCGTACTCGGCATGCTGCTCTCCGGCACGGCCATGTCGGAACGCGACCAGCACGGCTGCGCCCTGACCGACGACAGCTTCCTGCTGCTGCTCAACGCCGGCGAGCAGCCGGTCTCCTTCACGCTGCCGGGCGAGCCCTGGGCCTCCGCGTACCGCACGGTGGTGGACACCGCCCGCGCCGAGGCCCCGGAAGGGCGGCACCCCGCGCTGACGGCCATCACGGTGGGCGGACGCTCCTGTCGGCTGCTCAGAGTAGCCGCCACGGACCATGGCCGGTTCTCGCCGACAGGCGCGTAA